In Archangium violaceum, the following are encoded in one genomic region:
- a CDS encoding non-ribosomal peptide synthetase/type I polyketide synthase: MAEQQMDEGTGNDIAIIGMAGRFPGAGDVRAFWRNLREGVESISRFRPDELEPSPLVPEALRGHPDFVRAGGVLEGAELFDNGFFDISPREALWMDPQQRLFLECSWAALEDAAYDPERFAGKISLYAGVGQNGHMLSLLGHVKKEPAALFEALGTSGENAATKVSFKLRLRGESLAVYTACSTGLVSVHMACQSLLMRQSDIALAGAVRVSLPQRTGYLYQEGMIFSPDGHCRAFDARARGTVSGNGVGVVVLKPLADALRDGDHVYAVIKGSAINNDGHLKVGYTAPSVEGQSDVISEALAYAGVQAGDIGYVEAHGTGTPLGDPIEVAALTRAYRRDTDGRGFCGIGSVKSNIGHLDTAAGIAGLLKATLALHNEELPPSLHFERPNPALGLESSPFFVVTGRREWKRGETPRLAAVSSFGIGGTNAHAILGEAPLVESQPSARPHQLVTLSARTPEALEAMTRELAAHLEARPGVDLADLAFTRAVGRKSFEHRRALVAADTAGLIARLKAPPAIRSLASLEAAREQRVAFLFPGQGAQSVGMARELYASEPVFREHADACFTLLAPRLGRDLRPLLYPAPGQEVAAREALADPRFALPALFIVEYALARLWMDWGIEPHAMLGHSYGEYAAACLAGVLSLEDALTLAVTRGRLMASMPPGAMTAVGCSEADLRPLLTGGLSLAAVNGASRCVVSGPVAEVERLEQELVRRDVGVLRLPARHAFHSADVEPVMPELQRVVAGLRLSAPQRPYVSSLTGTWIRPEEATDPSYWVRQMRQPVRFSEGLDTLLRDGGLVLLEVGPDQALTALARLRLRGEEGSLAVPSLPRAGVSASDHGALLESVGSLWRAGLEIRWDRFYAHERRLRVPLPTYPFERQRFVLESRWLEQEAPRQEAPSPVSKPVPAPVPSSRPAPSAVAGAGAPGPRNDIERQVMEIWRERLGIADFGIHDNFLELGGNSLMAAQMLTRLRETFPVQLPLSDLFEAPTVAGVASRIEARLKDEAPGTGRVPVSPLVPIPREGVLPLSFVQERVCALERFVPGNPALYMPVALRLTGSLDVAVLERSLGEVIRRHEALRTTYATVDGRTVLRVTPALKPSLSVTVLEGSREQREAEALRLAREEAARPFSLERGPVIRTSLVRIDSDVHLLLATLHHVVSDTLSMVALVRELSALYAAFLQGQPSPLPALSVQYMDYAAWQRRALASGAFSDQESYWRERMAQPPGPLALPLDRPREAVRKLLGTRRPFGFSRALTDAIHALGQREGFTDFMILLAAYKALLARYAGQDDIVVGTPIGNRTRVELEPLIGYVAHAVPLRTDLSGDPTFLELLSRVRDTTLGAYANPDVPYEHLVRELEPGKDPERARLFDAVFVLHAGFASSLELPALRLELVEVPDAPAQFGATLSHLSIFMSEGPHGYEGHLEYAAELFEPPTVERLLHHLQALLESALANPGQRLSELSLLTAAERSQLATARVDAPRAEVIPVLASLEAQASRTPEALAVSAGERGLSWRELRERARHLAGLLVQKGVGAEQLVAVCLEPSPERLVALWAVLEAGAAWVLLPPARLRELASFSPEGSPPPLLLTYSRLRTSLALDASRVLHVDALPEGSLPSPVERRSAPDVESMVCLEPLAGSTGAPLQAIHTQGTVAHLFRALDEGHGATPGGAWLWAEEPGAHGSGLEVLWALSRGLRVVLAPEPERARFLSVGQGTPARRPLAFGLSYFANDEDGLGRRKYQLLLDGARFADAHGFSAVWTPERHFHSFGGLYPSPAITGAGLATITEKIGIRAGSVVLPLHDPIQVAEEWAMIDNLSGGRVGVSFASGWHANDFVFAPDNYARRKEVLHRGIELVRHLWRGGTVRRRNGEGQEVELTIRPRPVQTELPFWLTAAGSPDTFRLAGELGANVLTNLMGQQLDSLAEKVALYRETWRQHGHAGRGHVSLMMHAFLGSDAAEARRTVREPLLRYFRSSVDILSGFAASQGLKVDPRTLTPRDMEALLEHGLERYMEDGGLFGTPESSAPMVERVKRLDVDEVACLVDFGIGTEATLVSLQHLDTLRRRSQPEEGASTPTVLHESGTDAEALLALVREAGVTHLHCTPTLARALVGLPGVAEALRPVRRLFIEGGAPELAVSLARAAGVEVVRREETLGPGTWLPVRPERTAHTQVLAAPPSHVRLHVLDSRGQPVPVGVAGELALGGGGVPRGFWMAPEATRSRLVPHPSEAGARLLTTGRRARLLADGSVELLSVGSAPARRPAPAAQAPRPEVARRPEGPPAIARVPRDRPLPLSFGQQRLWYLDQLEPGNVAYNNPSALRLSGRLDTAALERALNEVVRRHEALRTTFALEDSGPVQRIVPSLTVPLERARLEAAGDRDAEIARWAREEARRPFDLAAGPLMHAALLQIEDTEHVLLVTPHHIVSDGWSAGVMMKELAILYAAYVTGAESPLPELTVQYADYAAWQHQWMRGPALESELSWWKETLAEVPVLRIPTDRPRPAVQGYRGAQHCFTVPRRVADALGALAKREGATPFMALMAAYQVLLFRYSGQEDFAVGTAVAGRNRPELEPLIGCFINSLPLRAGLSGDPSFVELLGRVRRTALDAFAHQEAPFEKLVDALHVSRDLGHSPIFQTLLVLHNVPMPTVQLAGLTLSGMDAHSGASRLDLALELRETADGLWGGLEYNTDLFDPETIARMGEQFVRLLEGIVSAPERRLSSLSLLSEAERQRLLVEWNPPAAPRDSATVLELFEAQVARTPDAPALADAGDVLSYRELSARASRIASWLRRRGVGPEHVVALALERPSDVVPSILGTLAAGGAWLPLDPSHPRERLRLLMEDAGARVMLDRQLLLEAVASEPDASPASRPEPHHAAYVLFTSGSTGKPKGVVVEHRQLVHATRARFEVYGAPAVSLSLSPFTFDASLAGLFWTLLHGGTLRFPDAGVMDDPRELAASLAKHGVTHLICVPVLYAQILAAAPAGGLSSLRAVSVGGEAPPKDLIRAHHEALPNTPLFNEYGPTEATIWSTAHRVSATETGPVPIGRAIPGARVYVLDERFQPVPVGVPGELFIGGAGVARGYLGRPELTSERFLGDPFDTTPGARLYRTGDRVRWRKDGVLEFLGRQDGQVKVRGFRIETGEVEAALAAHPGLREVAVAAREDGRGGRRLVGYVVPHQNPGPGADALRAFLRERLPEYMVPSAFVEREALPRTRTGKVDLGALPAPEAQASVRSAAYVAPRNEQEEQLARIWCEVLGVERVGVDDNFFELGGDSILSIQIVTRAGRAGIELSPRQVFQNPTVARLAAVANTRLAVKAEQGPVTGPVALTPIERWFFAQAPAEPHHWNMSLFLEVRTTLDAAVLERALGHVVEHHDALRLRFARGEDGWRQACAAPGEPVRLERVDLSGVPAGEQAAELERRASEVQGSLRLEEGSLLRAVLFDLGAGRSGRLLLVLHHLLVDGVSWRILLEDLLAAYQRLAAGAPVGLPPKTTSFQAWARGLSEHALSKALEAERSWWLERPWTRVTRLPVDQPGGGNTEGTARSVTASLSVEETRALLQDVPRAYHTQINDALLTALARTVGRWAGNPLVLVDVEGHGREELLAGLDVSRTVGWFTTYYPALVDLRDAAGPGEALRAVKEQLRAVPSKGMGYGLLRHLREDSGLAALPAAELSFNYLGQVDGALAGSGMLTLAPEGMGLQRGPRNRRPYLLDVMGAVVGGQLQVTWTYGEALHRRETVERLAADFLERLRELIAHCQSPEVGGHTPSDFPLAKVKQNQLDKLSARFGKKTR; this comes from the coding sequence ATGGCTGAGCAGCAGATGGATGAGGGCACCGGGAACGACATCGCGATCATCGGCATGGCGGGGCGCTTTCCTGGGGCCGGTGACGTGCGCGCCTTCTGGCGCAACCTGCGAGAGGGCGTCGAGTCCATCTCCCGCTTCCGCCCGGACGAGCTGGAGCCGTCACCGCTCGTCCCCGAGGCCCTGCGCGGGCACCCGGACTTCGTGCGCGCCGGCGGCGTGCTCGAGGGCGCGGAGCTCTTCGACAACGGATTCTTCGACATCTCCCCGCGCGAGGCGCTGTGGATGGATCCGCAGCAGCGTTTGTTCCTCGAGTGCTCCTGGGCCGCGCTCGAGGACGCGGCCTATGACCCCGAGCGCTTCGCGGGGAAGATCTCCCTCTACGCGGGCGTGGGCCAGAACGGGCACATGCTGTCCCTCCTGGGGCACGTGAAGAAGGAGCCGGCGGCCCTCTTCGAGGCGCTCGGCACCTCCGGCGAGAACGCCGCCACCAAGGTCTCCTTCAAGCTGCGGCTGCGCGGCGAGAGCCTCGCCGTCTACACCGCGTGCTCCACGGGCCTCGTCTCCGTCCACATGGCCTGCCAGAGCCTGCTGATGCGCCAGTCCGACATCGCCCTGGCCGGCGCCGTGCGCGTCTCGCTCCCCCAGCGCACCGGCTACCTCTACCAGGAGGGGATGATCTTCTCCCCGGACGGGCACTGCCGCGCCTTCGACGCGCGCGCCCGGGGCACGGTGAGCGGTAATGGCGTGGGCGTCGTCGTCCTCAAGCCGCTCGCGGATGCGCTGCGCGATGGCGATCACGTCTACGCCGTCATCAAGGGCTCGGCCATCAACAACGACGGCCACCTCAAGGTCGGCTACACCGCCCCCAGCGTCGAGGGCCAGTCCGACGTCATCTCCGAGGCGCTCGCCTATGCCGGCGTCCAGGCCGGCGACATCGGCTACGTGGAGGCGCACGGTACCGGCACGCCGCTCGGAGATCCGATAGAGGTCGCCGCGCTCACCCGCGCCTACCGTCGCGACACGGACGGCCGGGGGTTTTGCGGGATCGGCTCGGTGAAGTCGAACATCGGCCACCTGGACACCGCCGCCGGCATCGCCGGGCTGCTCAAGGCCACGTTGGCCCTGCACAACGAGGAGCTGCCCCCGAGCCTCCACTTCGAGCGGCCCAACCCCGCCCTCGGCCTGGAGAGCAGCCCCTTCTTCGTCGTCACCGGACGCCGCGAGTGGAAGCGCGGGGAGACGCCGCGGCTCGCGGCCGTCAGCTCCTTCGGCATCGGTGGCACCAACGCGCACGCCATCCTCGGCGAGGCCCCGCTCGTCGAGAGCCAGCCGAGCGCCCGGCCCCACCAACTCGTCACGCTCTCCGCCCGCACCCCCGAGGCGCTGGAGGCGATGACGCGCGAGCTCGCCGCGCACCTGGAGGCCCGGCCCGGGGTGGACCTGGCCGACCTGGCCTTCACCCGCGCCGTGGGCCGCAAGTCCTTCGAGCACCGGCGGGCCCTCGTCGCCGCCGATACCGCCGGGCTGATCGCCCGGTTGAAGGCGCCTCCCGCGATTCGGAGCCTCGCCAGCCTGGAGGCCGCCCGCGAGCAGCGCGTGGCCTTCCTGTTCCCCGGACAGGGCGCGCAGTCGGTGGGCATGGCCCGCGAGCTGTACGCCTCCGAGCCCGTCTTCCGTGAGCACGCCGACGCGTGCTTCACGCTGCTCGCTCCCCGGTTGGGTAGGGACCTTCGCCCGCTGCTGTACCCCGCGCCCGGTCAGGAGGTCGCGGCCCGCGAGGCCCTGGCGGATCCCCGCTTCGCGCTGCCCGCGCTGTTCATCGTGGAGTACGCGCTGGCCCGCCTCTGGATGGACTGGGGCATCGAGCCCCACGCGATGCTCGGGCACAGCTATGGCGAGTACGCCGCCGCGTGCCTCGCGGGCGTGCTGTCCCTGGAGGACGCGCTGACGCTCGCCGTGACTCGGGGCCGGTTGATGGCCTCCATGCCTCCGGGCGCCATGACCGCCGTGGGCTGCTCCGAGGCGGACCTGCGCCCGCTGCTCACCGGTGGGCTCTCGCTCGCCGCCGTCAACGGTGCCTCCCGGTGTGTCGTCTCCGGCCCCGTCGCCGAGGTGGAGCGGCTCGAGCAGGAACTGGTGCGCCGGGACGTGGGCGTGCTGCGGCTGCCCGCGCGCCATGCCTTCCACTCGGCCGATGTGGAGCCGGTGATGCCGGAGCTCCAGCGCGTCGTCGCCGGGCTGCGTCTCTCCGCTCCGCAGCGGCCCTACGTCTCCAGCCTCACCGGCACGTGGATCCGCCCCGAGGAGGCGACCGATCCCTCGTACTGGGTCAGGCAGATGCGGCAGCCCGTCCGCTTCTCCGAGGGCCTGGACACCCTGCTGCGCGATGGGGGCCTCGTGCTCCTGGAGGTGGGCCCGGACCAGGCGCTCACCGCGCTCGCCCGCCTGCGGCTGCGCGGCGAGGAGGGCTCCCTGGCCGTGCCGTCGCTGCCTCGCGCGGGCGTGTCCGCGTCCGATCATGGCGCGCTCCTGGAGTCCGTCGGCTCGCTGTGGCGGGCCGGACTGGAGATCCGCTGGGATCGGTTCTACGCGCACGAGCGGCGCCTCCGCGTCCCCCTGCCCACCTATCCCTTCGAGCGCCAGCGCTTCGTGCTCGAGTCCCGGTGGTTGGAGCAGGAGGCACCCCGGCAGGAGGCTCCCTCTCCTGTGTCCAAGCCAGTTCCGGCTCCCGTGCCTTCCTCGCGCCCGGCCCCGAGCGCCGTGGCGGGGGCGGGTGCTCCCGGCCCGCGCAACGACATCGAGCGCCAGGTGATGGAGATCTGGCGCGAGCGGCTCGGCATCGCGGACTTCGGCATCCACGACAATTTCCTGGAACTGGGCGGCAACTCGCTGATGGCCGCGCAGATGCTCACGCGCCTGCGCGAGACGTTCCCCGTGCAGCTTCCGTTGAGCGACCTCTTCGAGGCACCGACGGTGGCGGGCGTCGCCTCACGGATCGAGGCCCGGCTGAAGGATGAGGCTCCGGGCACGGGGCGCGTCCCGGTGTCGCCCCTCGTTCCCATTCCGCGCGAAGGCGTGCTGCCGCTCTCCTTCGTGCAGGAGCGGGTGTGCGCCCTGGAGCGCTTCGTCCCCGGCAACCCGGCGCTCTACATGCCCGTGGCCCTCCGGCTGACGGGCTCGCTGGACGTGGCCGTGCTGGAGCGGAGCCTCGGTGAGGTCATCCGCCGCCACGAGGCCCTCCGCACCACCTACGCCACCGTGGATGGCCGGACCGTGCTCCGCGTCACCCCCGCGCTGAAGCCGTCGCTCTCCGTCACCGTGCTGGAGGGTTCCCGCGAGCAGCGCGAGGCCGAGGCGCTGCGGCTCGCTCGTGAAGAGGCGGCCCGGCCCTTCTCCCTGGAGCGGGGCCCCGTCATCCGCACGAGCCTCGTCCGCATCGACTCGGACGTGCACCTGCTGCTCGCCACCCTGCACCACGTCGTCTCGGACACCCTGTCCATGGTGGCGCTCGTCCGCGAGCTGTCGGCGCTCTACGCGGCGTTCCTCCAGGGCCAGCCCTCGCCGCTCCCGGCCCTGTCCGTGCAGTACATGGACTACGCCGCCTGGCAGCGCCGCGCGCTGGCGTCCGGCGCCTTCTCGGACCAGGAGTCCTACTGGCGCGAGCGCATGGCCCAGCCTCCCGGCCCGCTGGCATTGCCCCTGGACCGTCCGCGCGAGGCCGTCCGGAAGCTCCTCGGGACGCGCCGGCCCTTCGGCTTCTCCCGCGCGCTCACCGATGCCATCCACGCGCTCGGCCAGCGCGAGGGCTTCACCGACTTCATGATCCTCCTGGCCGCCTACAAGGCGCTGCTGGCCCGCTACGCAGGCCAGGACGACATCGTGGTGGGCACCCCCATCGGCAACCGCACCCGGGTCGAGCTGGAGCCGCTGATCGGCTACGTGGCCCACGCCGTCCCGCTGCGCACGGACCTGTCCGGCGATCCCACCTTCCTCGAGCTGCTCTCCCGCGTGCGGGACACCACGCTCGGCGCCTACGCGAATCCGGATGTGCCCTATGAGCACCTCGTGCGCGAGCTTGAGCCCGGCAAGGACCCGGAGCGCGCCCGGCTGTTCGACGCGGTGTTCGTCCTCCACGCCGGTTTCGCGTCGAGCCTGGAGCTGCCCGCGCTCCGCCTGGAGCTCGTGGAGGTTCCAGACGCGCCCGCCCAGTTCGGCGCCACGCTCTCCCACCTCTCCATCTTCATGAGCGAGGGCCCGCACGGCTACGAGGGCCACCTGGAGTACGCCGCCGAGCTGTTCGAGCCGCCCACCGTCGAGCGGTTGCTCCACCACCTCCAGGCGCTCCTCGAGTCCGCCCTCGCCAACCCCGGCCAGCGCCTCTCCGAGCTCTCCCTGCTGACCGCGGCCGAGCGGAGCCAGCTCGCCACCGCCCGCGTGGACGCTCCTCGTGCCGAGGTCATCCCGGTCCTGGCCTCGCTGGAGGCCCAGGCCTCACGGACCCCGGAGGCCCTCGCCGTCTCCGCCGGAGAGCGCGGCCTGTCCTGGCGCGAGCTGCGTGAGCGGGCCCGGCACCTCGCCGGCCTGCTGGTCCAGAAGGGCGTGGGCGCGGAGCAGCTCGTGGCCGTGTGCCTGGAGCCCTCGCCCGAGCGCCTCGTGGCCCTCTGGGCCGTGCTGGAGGCCGGAGCGGCCTGGGTGCTCCTGCCGCCGGCCCGGCTCCGCGAGCTGGCCTCGTTCTCTCCCGAGGGTTCTCCTCCGCCGCTGCTGCTCACGTACTCGCGGCTGCGCACGAGCCTGGCGCTCGATGCCTCGCGGGTGCTGCACGTGGATGCGCTGCCCGAGGGGTCGCTCCCGTCTCCGGTGGAGCGCCGCTCTGCCCCCGATGTCGAGTCCATGGTGTGCCTCGAGCCGCTGGCCGGCTCCACGGGCGCGCCGCTCCAGGCCATTCACACCCAGGGCACGGTGGCCCATCTGTTCCGCGCGCTCGACGAGGGCCACGGGGCCACTCCGGGCGGCGCCTGGCTCTGGGCCGAGGAACCCGGTGCGCACGGGAGCGGCCTGGAGGTGCTCTGGGCCCTGAGCCGCGGCCTGCGCGTCGTCCTGGCTCCCGAGCCCGAGCGTGCGCGCTTCCTCTCGGTGGGGCAGGGCACTCCGGCTCGCCGCCCGCTGGCCTTCGGTCTCTCGTACTTCGCCAATGACGAGGACGGGCTCGGCCGGCGCAAGTACCAGCTCCTGCTGGATGGAGCGCGCTTCGCCGACGCGCACGGCTTCTCGGCGGTCTGGACGCCCGAGCGCCACTTCCACTCCTTCGGTGGCCTCTACCCGAGCCCCGCCATCACCGGCGCGGGCCTCGCGACCATCACGGAGAAGATCGGCATCCGCGCGGGCAGCGTGGTGCTCCCCCTGCACGATCCCATCCAGGTCGCCGAGGAGTGGGCGATGATCGACAACCTCTCCGGCGGACGGGTGGGGGTGTCGTTCGCCTCGGGGTGGCACGCCAACGACTTCGTCTTCGCGCCCGACAACTACGCGCGCCGCAAGGAGGTCCTGCACCGGGGCATCGAGCTGGTGCGCCACCTGTGGCGGGGTGGAACGGTGCGCCGCCGCAACGGCGAGGGCCAGGAGGTGGAGCTCACCATCCGCCCGCGCCCGGTGCAGACCGAGCTGCCCTTCTGGCTGACGGCCGCGGGCAGCCCGGACACCTTCCGGCTCGCGGGAGAGCTGGGCGCCAACGTGCTCACCAACCTGATGGGCCAGCAGCTGGACTCGCTGGCCGAGAAGGTGGCGCTCTACCGCGAGACGTGGCGGCAGCACGGCCACGCCGGACGCGGACACGTGAGCTTGATGATGCATGCCTTCCTCGGCTCGGATGCGGCCGAGGCGCGCCGCACCGTGCGCGAGCCGTTGCTCCGGTACTTCCGCAGCTCGGTGGACATCCTCAGTGGCTTCGCCGCCAGCCAGGGGCTGAAGGTGGATCCGCGCACCCTGACGCCCCGGGACATGGAGGCGCTGCTGGAGCACGGGCTCGAGCGCTACATGGAGGACGGTGGCCTCTTCGGCACGCCCGAGTCCAGCGCGCCCATGGTCGAGCGCGTGAAGCGTTTGGACGTCGACGAGGTGGCCTGCCTCGTGGACTTCGGCATCGGCACCGAGGCGACGCTGGTCAGCCTCCAGCACCTGGACACCCTGCGGCGGCGTTCGCAACCGGAGGAGGGGGCGAGCACGCCCACCGTGCTGCACGAGAGCGGCACGGACGCGGAGGCGCTGCTCGCGCTCGTCCGCGAGGCGGGTGTCACGCACCTGCACTGCACGCCCACCCTGGCCCGCGCGCTCGTGGGACTGCCCGGTGTGGCCGAGGCCCTTCGCCCAGTGCGCCGGCTCTTCATCGAGGGCGGGGCGCCGGAGCTGGCCGTCTCGCTCGCTCGCGCGGCCGGCGTGGAGGTGGTGCGCCGCGAGGAGACGCTCGGGCCCGGGACGTGGCTGCCAGTTCGTCCGGAGCGGACCGCACATACCCAGGTGCTCGCCGCGCCTCCCTCGCACGTGCGGCTCCACGTGCTGGACTCGCGAGGACAGCCCGTGCCCGTGGGCGTGGCCGGTGAGCTCGCGCTCGGGGGCGGCGGTGTCCCCCGAGGCTTCTGGATGGCTCCGGAGGCCACGCGCAGCCGACTCGTGCCCCATCCCTCCGAGGCGGGAGCACGGCTGCTCACCACGGGACGGCGCGCCCGTCTCCTCGCCGATGGCTCCGTGGAGCTCCTCTCGGTGGGGAGCGCTCCGGCCCGCCGCCCGGCGCCCGCCGCCCAGGCTCCGCGCCCGGAGGTGGCTCGCCGCCCCGAGGGTCCGCCCGCCATCGCCCGGGTGCCGCGCGATCGGCCGCTGCCCCTCAGCTTCGGCCAGCAGCGGCTGTGGTACCTGGATCAGCTCGAGCCCGGGAACGTGGCCTACAACAACCCGTCCGCGCTGCGCCTCAGCGGGCGCCTGGACACCGCCGCGCTGGAGCGGGCCCTCAACGAGGTGGTGCGCCGCCACGAGGCGCTCCGGACCACCTTCGCCCTGGAGGACTCCGGCCCCGTGCAGCGCATCGTCCCGTCCCTGACCGTGCCCCTGGAGCGGGCGCGGCTGGAGGCGGCGGGAGACCGCGACGCGGAGATCGCCCGGTGGGCCCGTGAGGAGGCCCGGCGTCCGTTCGATCTCGCGGCCGGTCCGCTGATGCACGCGGCGCTGCTCCAGATCGAGGACACGGAGCACGTGCTGCTCGTCACCCCGCACCACATCGTGTCCGACGGCTGGTCCGCGGGTGTGATGATGAAGGAGCTGGCGATCCTCTACGCCGCCTACGTCACGGGGGCCGAGTCGCCGCTGCCGGAGCTCACGGTGCAGTACGCGGACTACGCCGCGTGGCAGCACCAGTGGATGCGAGGCCCGGCGCTGGAGTCGGAGCTGTCCTGGTGGAAGGAGACGCTGGCCGAGGTTCCGGTGCTGCGGATCCCCACGGACAGGCCCCGGCCAGCGGTCCAGGGCTACCGGGGCGCGCAGCACTGCTTCACCGTGCCCCGGCGCGTGGCCGATGCACTGGGCGCGCTCGCGAAGCGCGAGGGGGCCACGCCCTTCATGGCGCTCATGGCCGCCTACCAGGTGCTCCTGTTCCGCTACAGCGGCCAGGAGGACTTCGCGGTGGGCACCGCGGTGGCGGGTCGCAACCGGCCCGAGCTGGAGCCCCTCATCGGGTGCTTCATCAACTCGCTGCCCCTGCGCGCCGGGCTCTCCGGGGATCCGTCCTTCGTGGAGCTGCTCGGCCGAGTCCGCCGCACCGCCCTGGACGCCTTCGCCCACCAGGAGGCGCCCTTCGAGAAGCTCGTCGACGCGCTGCACGTCTCGCGCGACCTGGGCCACTCGCCCATCTTCCAGACGCTGCTGGTGCTCCACAACGTCCCCATGCCCACCGTGCAGCTCGCGGGTCTCACCCTGAGCGGCATGGACGCCCACTCGGGCGCCTCCAGGTTGGACCTCGCGCTGGAGCTGCGCGAGACGGCGGACGGGCTCTGGGGCGGGCTCGAGTACAACACCGATCTCTTCGACCCCGAGACCATCGCCCGCATGGGCGAGCAGTTCGTGCGCCTGCTGGAGGGGATCGTCTCGGCACCGGAGCGGCGGCTCTCCTCGCTGTCGCTCCTGTCCGAGGCCGAGCGCCAGCGGCTCCTCGTCGAATGGAATCCGCCCGCCGCGCCCCGGGACTCCGCCACCGTGCTGGAGCTCTTCGAGGCCCAGGTGGCCCGAACTCCGGACGCGCCCGCCCTGGCCGATGCCGGGGACGTGCTCTCGTACCGCGAGCTGTCCGCGCGGGCCTCGCGCATCGCCTCGTGGCTGCGCCGGCGCGGCGTGGGCCCCGAGCACGTGGTGGCGCTCGCCTTGGAGCGCCCCAGTGACGTGGTGCCATCCATCCTGGGCACGCTCGCGGCGGGAGGCGCCTGGCTCCCGTTGGATCCCTCCCACCCTCGGGAGCGGCTGCGGCTCCTGATGGAGGACGCGGGCGCCCGGGTGATGCTCGACCGACAGCTCCTGCTGGAGGCCGTGGCGTCCGAGCCCGATGCGTCTCCCGCGTCTCGTCCGGAGCCCCATCACGCGGCGTACGTCCTCTTCACCTCCGGCTCGACGGGCAAGCCCAAGGGCGTGGTGGTGGAGCATCGCCAGCTCGTGCACGCCACGCGGGCCCGCTTCGAGGTGTACGGTGCACCGGCCGTCAGCCTCTCACTGTCACCGTTCACCTTCGACGCCTCGCTCGCCGGCCTGTTCTGGACGCTGCTCCACGGCGGCACGCTGCGCTTCCCGGACGCCGGAGTCATGGATGATCCGAGGGAGCTGGCCGCCTCGCTCGCGAAGCACGGCGTCACGCACCTCATCTGCGTGCCGGTGCTCTACGCGCAGATCCTCGCGGCGGCGCCGGCCGGTGGGCTCTCCAGCCTGCGCGCCGTCTCCGTCGGTGGCGAGGCGCCTCCGAAGGACCTGATCCGCGCCCACCACGAGGCCCTGCCCAACACGCCGCTCTTCAACGAGTACGGCCCCACCGAGGCCACCATCTGGAGCACCGCGCACCGCGTCTCCGCCACGGAGACGGGGCCGGTGCCCATCGGCCGAGCCATCCCCGGTGCCCGGGTGTACGTGCTGGACGAGCGATTCCAACCCGTCCCCGTGGGAGTCCCGGGCGAGCTGTTCATCGGCGGAGCGGGCGTGGCGCGTGGCTACCTCGGCAGGCCCGAGCTGACCTCCGAGCGCTTCCTGGGCGATCCGTTCGACACGACTCCGGGCGCTCGGCTGTACCGCACGGGCGACCGCGTGCGCTGGCGGAAGGACGGGGTGCTCGAGTTCCTCGGGCGTCAGGACGGACAGGTGAAGGTGCGGGGCTTCCGCATCGAGACGGGTGAAGTGGAAGCGGCGCTCGCCGCCCACCCCGGACTGCGTGAGGTGGCGGTGGCCGCGCGCGAGGACGGGCGGGGGGGCAGGCGGCTCGTCGGCTACGTCGTGCCCCACCAGAATCCAGGCCCCGGAGCGGACGCCCTGCGCGCCTTCCTCCGCGAGCGGCTCCCCGAGTACATGGTGCCGTCCGCCTTCGTGGAGCGCGAGGCCCTGCCACGCACGCGCACCGGCAAGGTGGACCTGGGTGCACTGCCGGCCCCGGAGGCCCAGGCCTCCGTCCGGAGCGCGGCGTACGTGGCGCCTCGCAACGAGCAGGAGGAGCAGCTCGCGCGCATCTGGTGCGAGGTGCTCGGCGTGGAGCGCGTGGGGGTGGATGACAACTTCTTCGAGCTGGGCGGTGACTCCATCCTCAGCATCCAGATCGTCACGCGGGCGGGCCGGGCGGGCATCGAGCTGTCGCCGCGCCAGGTCTTCCAGAACCCCACGGTGGCCCGGCTCGCGGCGGTGGCGAACACGCGGCTCGCCGTGAAGGCCGAGCAGGGGCCGGTGACGGGCCCGGTGGCGCTCACGCCCATCGAGCGCTGGTTCTTCGCCCAGGCGCCCGCGGAGCCACACCACTGGAACATGTCGCTCTTCCTGGAGGTGCGCACGACCCTGGACGCGGCGGTGTTGGAGCGCGCGCTGGGGCACGTGGTGGAGCACCACGATGCGCTGCGCCTGCGCTTCGCTCGTGGGGAGGACGGCTGGCGGCAGGCGTGCGCGGCCCCGGGCGAGCCCGTGCGGCTGGAGCGCGTGGACCTGTCGGGCGTACCGGCGGGCGAGCAGGCCGCGGAGCTGGAGCGGCGGGCCTCGGAGGTCCAGGGCTCGCTGCGGCTGGAGGAGGGCTCGCTGCTCCGGGCGGTGCTGTTCGACCTCGGGGCGGGGCGGTCCGGGCGGCTGTTGCTCGTGCTGCACCACCTGCTGGTGGATGGCGTCTCCTGGCGCATCCTCCTGGAGGATCTGCTGGCGGCGTACCAGCGGCTCGCGGCCGGTGCTCCGGTGGGCCTGCCGCCGAAGACCACCTCCTTCCAGGCGTGGGCCCGGGGCCTCTCCGAGCACGCGCTCTCGAAGGCGCTGGAGGCCGAGCGCTCCTGGTGGTTGGAGCGTCCCTGGACGCGCGTCACGCGCCTGCCGGTGGATCAGCCGGGAGGAGGGAACACCGAGGGCACGGCCCGGAGCGTGACCGCGAGCCTCTCCGTCGAGGAGACGCGAGCGCTCCTGCAGGACGTGCCGCGCGCATACCACACGCAGATCAACGACGCGCTGCTCACGGCGCTCGCGCGGACGGTGGGACGCTGGGCTGGCAATCCGCTGGTGCTGGTGGACGTGGAGGGCCACGGGCGCGAGGAGCTGCTCGCGGGCCTGGACGTCTCGCGCACGGTGGGCTGGTTCACCACGTACTACCCGGCGCTGGTGGATCTGCGGGATGCGGCGGGCCCCGGTGAGGCGCTGCGGGCCGTGAAGGAGCAGCTGCGCGCCGTGCCCTCCAAGGGCATGGGCTACGGGCTGCTGCGCCACCTGCGCGAGGACTCCGGGCTGGCCGCGCTGCCAGCCGCGGAGCTGAGCTTCAACTACCTCGGGCAGGTGGACGGTGCCCTGGCCGGGAGCGGGATGCTCACGCTCGCGCCCGAGGGTATGGGGCTCCAGCGTGGCCCCCGGAACCGCCGGCCGTACCTGCTCGACGTCATGGGCGCGGTGGTGGGAGGCCAGCTCCAGGTGACGTGGACGTACGGGGAGGCACTCCACCGCCGTGAGACCGTCGAGCGGCTCGCGGCGGACTTCCTGGAGCGCCTGCGCGAGCTGATCGCGCACTGCCAGTCTCCGGAGGTGGGTGGCCACACGCCCTCCGACTTCCCGCTGGCGAAGGTGAAGCAGAACCAACTCGACAAGCTCTCCGCCCGTTTCGGCAAGAAGACCCGATGA